One stretch of Akkermansia sp. RCC_12PD DNA includes these proteins:
- a CDS encoding DUF1287 domain-containing protein: MADNAALAAKARGQIGVTTSYDGSYQVIPYPNGDVPKNTGVCTDVVIRALRAFGLDLQKAVHEDMKANFSRYPNLWGLKGTDRSIDHRRVPNLRTFFTRKGWSVPVTKTAADYLPGDLVTWNLDAGGVPHIGIVSDKKTEQGTPLIIHNIGSGTQEEDCLFSFTITGHYRPVLKR; this comes from the coding sequence ATGGCGGACAACGCCGCGCTGGCCGCCAAGGCGCGCGGACAGATAGGGGTGACCACCTCCTACGACGGTTCCTACCAGGTCATCCCCTACCCCAACGGGGATGTTCCCAAGAACACGGGCGTATGCACGGACGTGGTTATCCGCGCCCTGCGGGCATTCGGCCTGGACCTCCAGAAAGCCGTGCACGAGGACATGAAGGCCAATTTTTCCAGGTACCCGAACCTGTGGGGCCTGAAGGGCACGGACCGCAGCATCGACCACCGCCGGGTGCCCAACCTGCGCACCTTCTTTACCCGCAAGGGATGGTCCGTGCCCGTCACGAAGACGGCGGCGGATTACCTGCCCGGCGACCTCGTCACGTGGAACCTGGACGCAGGGGGCGTTCCCCACATCGGCATCGTTTCCGACAAAAAGACGGAGCAAGGCACGCCGCTGATCATCCACAACATCGGCAGCGGCACGCAGGAGGAAGACTGCCTGTTTTCCTTTACCATTACCGGACATTACCGCCCGGTGCTGAAACGCTGA
- a CDS encoding type II toxin-antitoxin system antitoxin SocA domain-containing protein has translation MSNHITTQKLCNWFIQRANENGTPLNPVKLNHLVILADWWHLHRNGIRLINETAEAWPQGPVLPSIYHEYKDQAPWGTIEHPSRRQPPLEPETDAIPSLEQIWKQYGKYTAQQLARSSMSSNSPWQLAQGRHGTPERQQITEEYVKEYFRSLAN, from the coding sequence ATGTCCAATCACATTACCACGCAAAAACTCTGCAACTGGTTCATTCAACGGGCGAATGAAAACGGAACTCCCCTGAATCCCGTCAAACTCAACCATCTGGTCATCCTCGCGGACTGGTGGCATCTGCACAGAAACGGAATCCGCCTCATCAACGAGACCGCCGAAGCATGGCCCCAGGGTCCCGTGCTTCCCTCCATCTACCACGAATACAAGGACCAAGCCCCCTGGGGCACCATTGAACACCCCAGCCGGCGCCAGCCTCCGCTGGAACCGGAGACGGACGCCATTCCCTCCCTGGAGCAGATATGGAAACAGTACGGCAAATATACGGCACAGCAGCTGGCCCGCAGCAGCATGTCCTCCAATTCCCCCTGGCAGCTTGCCCAGGGACGCCACGGCACGCCGGAACGCCAGCAGATCACGGAAGAATACGTGAAGGAATACTTCCGCTCCCTGGCAAACTGA
- a CDS encoding YbjQ family protein gives MYVSTLETTPGQSIEKVLGHVTGNAVKARHVGSDIMASLKTLVGGEITQYSQLMNDTRALAIERMQENAQAMGANAVIGLRFASSEIGQGLSELLAYGTAVVLRPEP, from the coding sequence ATGTACGTCAGCACTCTTGAAACAACTCCCGGCCAGTCCATTGAGAAGGTTCTGGGCCACGTGACCGGAAACGCCGTCAAGGCCCGCCATGTGGGCTCCGATATCATGGCAAGCCTGAAAACCCTGGTAGGCGGAGAGATCACACAGTATTCCCAGCTCATGAACGATACCCGCGCCCTGGCCATTGAGCGGATGCAGGAGAACGCACAGGCCATGGGAGCCAATGCCGTCATCGGACTGCGTTTTGCCAGCAGTGAAATCGGCCAGGGCCTCAGCGAATTGCTGGCTTACGGCACGGCCGTCGTCCTGCGTCCGGAGCCGTGA
- the purD gene encoding phosphoribosylamine--glycine ligase has product MKIAVIGKGGREHALVKALKESPSAPEMYCFPGSDAINRLAEPIPARDLPTLIDWMVSNKVDLCVAGEESYLVKDEGLANACAKVGIPCWGPVKESAQLEASKEFAKEFLLRHRIPTGQARVAATLEEAQEFIRGVYPTVLKFDGLAAGKGVAVCMCREEADAFLKEVFTDRRFGEGRLLVEEFLTGPEVSIFGALVDDHYLILCPARDYKRLKEGDAGPNTGGMGAVASRQLVEPEMLERIEKEIVAPTVAGLKKDGLPYRGFLYFGLMLTPNGPKVIEYNCRFGDPECQAVMPLLSGDLASFCLHGAKGEFTPEEISFKNGWSVCCVLASKGYPESSHSGDAISGLDDVANASVYHAGTRWNGDRNCYETNGGRVLAVVAQGETLSEARQRAHNETKKVSFDGLQRRPDIGFASFV; this is encoded by the coding sequence ATGAAAATTGCCGTCATTGGAAAAGGTGGGCGTGAACACGCGCTGGTCAAGGCACTGAAGGAATCTCCGTCCGCTCCGGAAATGTATTGCTTCCCGGGCAGCGACGCCATCAACCGCCTGGCCGAGCCCATTCCCGCCAGGGATCTGCCTACGCTGATCGACTGGATGGTTTCCAATAAGGTGGACCTGTGCGTAGCCGGGGAAGAAAGCTACCTGGTGAAGGACGAAGGGCTGGCCAACGCCTGCGCCAAGGTCGGGATTCCATGCTGGGGGCCGGTCAAGGAAAGCGCCCAGCTGGAAGCCAGCAAGGAATTCGCCAAGGAGTTCCTGCTGCGCCACCGGATTCCCACCGGGCAGGCCCGCGTGGCCGCCACGCTGGAAGAGGCCCAGGAATTCATCCGCGGCGTTTATCCTACCGTTCTGAAGTTTGACGGGCTGGCCGCAGGCAAGGGCGTGGCCGTGTGCATGTGCCGCGAGGAAGCGGATGCCTTCCTGAAAGAGGTGTTCACGGACAGGCGCTTTGGAGAAGGCCGCCTCCTGGTGGAAGAGTTTTTAACCGGACCGGAGGTTTCCATCTTCGGAGCCCTGGTGGACGACCATTACCTGATCCTGTGCCCGGCGCGGGATTACAAACGCCTCAAGGAAGGCGACGCCGGCCCCAATACGGGCGGCATGGGCGCCGTGGCATCCCGCCAGCTGGTAGAGCCTGAAATGCTGGAACGCATTGAGAAGGAAATCGTGGCCCCGACCGTAGCCGGACTGAAGAAAGACGGCCTTCCCTACCGCGGCTTCCTGTACTTCGGGCTGATGCTGACCCCGAACGGCCCCAAGGTCATTGAGTACAACTGCCGCTTCGGCGATCCGGAATGCCAGGCCGTGATGCCCCTGCTTTCCGGCGATCTGGCTTCCTTCTGCCTGCACGGCGCCAAGGGGGAATTCACGCCGGAGGAAATCTCCTTTAAGAACGGCTGGAGCGTCTGCTGCGTTCTGGCTTCCAAAGGGTATCCGGAATCATCCCATTCCGGGGACGCCATCAGCGGCCTGGACGACGTGGCGAACGCCTCCGTCTATCACGCCGGCACCCGTTGGAACGGAGACAGGAACTGCTATGAAACCAACGGCGGCCGCGTGCTGGCCGTAGTGGCGCAAGGAGAAACCCTTTCCGAGGCGCGCCAGCGCGCTCATAACGAAACGAAGAAGGTGAGCTTCGACGGCTTGCAGCGCAGGCCGGACATCGGCTTTGCCAGCTTTGTCTGA
- a CDS encoding DUF2207 domain-containing protein — protein MMNAAFHISHAGIRRMAGACLPLFLVFLAVCGGMRAAGASWEVRGYDVEMRVSRNAGVSVTERISVFFSEYSHGLYRTIPTALRMKRIVNGREKEYLYHLRVEDVRVQGSGFSCQRQQDEGRSLLIRAGNPDRLQKGDAEYVLSYTVQMPDDLVEEYDEFHYNIIGTDWEVPLNGVRFSIAFDKPADLSGFRMYRGTYGSRDERGIDYEISGNAVRGTVDGRLGAHEGLTAYVRLPEGYFEGAPKPPSFLISVFAAVCAGLAAGAVFLMFQTFRTGRNHKRETGNPFPVPPELDSASLAFAWGGVPRNRLLLSLVLWLVSKGCMKVKEEDGTVSVRLMKGAHHLPPHARTFLHGLFASGKGNWVPLGLFRPGFSRVLEKSFQQLEDGFQGERRLGNGLGGRMALMAFAISLAASAAISLAGWHHSFMVHFGAVMGGTIVLGFLGTGMIYTSGRHSGRGLWIRVVLPVLCMAGLLFGVVTAFRLLADAVMVNLYYDAWLWICLGSVCTAFLALALACKESAYKRKTAAEASELLAFMKNAEPDRLRRLAETNPGYFWSLLPYAYAWGVDDKWIQKFKTLEMPVPEWHQGGMNAENPVFYAVAWSLSCHLNMFLLSLPSGPGNGMSPWDAGSSSSFSGRGGVSGGGGFSGGGFGGGGGGSW, from the coding sequence ATGATGAATGCCGCATTCCACATCAGTCATGCCGGGATACGCCGGATGGCGGGAGCCTGCCTGCCGCTTTTTCTCGTGTTCCTGGCGGTTTGCGGAGGAATGCGGGCGGCCGGAGCCTCCTGGGAGGTGCGCGGGTATGATGTGGAAATGAGGGTTTCCCGGAATGCAGGCGTTTCCGTAACGGAGCGCATCTCCGTCTTCTTCAGCGAATACAGCCACGGCCTGTACCGCACCATCCCCACGGCCCTGCGCATGAAGCGCATCGTCAACGGACGGGAAAAGGAATACCTGTACCACCTCCGGGTGGAGGACGTCAGGGTACAGGGAAGCGGCTTCTCCTGCCAAAGACAGCAGGATGAGGGCAGAAGCCTTCTGATACGGGCGGGAAACCCGGACCGGTTGCAGAAGGGCGATGCCGAATATGTGCTTTCCTACACGGTGCAAATGCCCGATGACCTGGTGGAGGAATACGACGAATTCCATTACAATATCATCGGTACGGACTGGGAGGTTCCTTTGAACGGCGTGCGCTTTTCCATTGCCTTTGACAAGCCTGCCGACTTGTCCGGCTTCCGGATGTACCGGGGAACCTATGGAAGCAGGGATGAACGTGGAATTGACTATGAAATCTCCGGCAATGCCGTTCGCGGCACGGTGGACGGCAGGCTGGGGGCGCATGAGGGGTTAACGGCTTATGTGCGTCTGCCGGAAGGGTATTTTGAAGGCGCTCCCAAGCCCCCTTCCTTCCTGATTTCCGTCTTTGCCGCCGTGTGTGCCGGTCTGGCCGCCGGGGCTGTCTTCCTGATGTTCCAGACCTTCCGGACCGGAAGAAATCACAAAAGGGAAACGGGGAATCCCTTTCCTGTTCCTCCGGAACTGGACAGTGCCTCCCTGGCGTTTGCATGGGGAGGCGTTCCGCGCAACAGGCTGCTTCTTTCTCTGGTTCTCTGGCTGGTCTCCAAGGGATGCATGAAGGTGAAGGAAGAGGATGGGACCGTTTCCGTGCGCCTGATGAAGGGTGCGCATCATCTGCCGCCGCATGCGCGCACGTTCCTGCACGGCCTGTTCGCATCCGGCAAGGGAAACTGGGTGCCCCTGGGCCTCTTCCGGCCCGGTTTTTCCCGCGTGCTGGAGAAATCCTTTCAACAGCTTGAAGACGGATTCCAGGGAGAACGCCGTCTCGGGAACGGACTGGGCGGCCGCATGGCGCTGATGGCTTTTGCCATTTCCCTGGCGGCCTCCGCCGCCATCAGCCTGGCAGGCTGGCATCATTCGTTCATGGTCCATTTTGGCGCCGTCATGGGCGGCACGATCGTGCTGGGCTTTTTGGGAACGGGAATGATTTATACATCAGGCAGGCACTCGGGGAGGGGGCTGTGGATCAGGGTTGTCCTTCCCGTTCTCTGCATGGCCGGGCTGCTGTTTGGCGTGGTGACGGCCTTCCGCCTTCTGGCTGATGCGGTGATGGTGAACTTATATTATGATGCGTGGCTGTGGATTTGCCTCGGTTCCGTTTGCACCGCGTTTCTGGCTCTGGCGCTTGCCTGTAAGGAATCCGCCTACAAAAGAAAAACGGCGGCGGAGGCCTCGGAACTGCTGGCCTTCATGAAAAACGCGGAACCGGACCGGCTCCGGCGGCTGGCGGAGACAAACCCCGGCTATTTCTGGTCCCTGCTTCCGTATGCATACGCATGGGGCGTGGATGACAAGTGGATTCAGAAATTCAAGACTTTGGAAATGCCTGTCCCGGAATGGCATCAGGGCGGGATGAACGCTGAAAATCCGGTGTTTTACGCCGTTGCGTGGAGCCTGTCCTGCCATTTGAACATGTTCCTTCTGTCCTTGCCCTCGGGCCCGGGAAACGGCATGTCTCCCTGGGATGCTGGCTCCTCATCCTCCTTTTCCGGCAGGGGAGGGGTCTCCGGAGGCGGAGGATTCAGCGGAGGGGGATTCGGGGGCGGAGGCGGCGGTTCGTGGTAA
- a CDS encoding bifunctional proline dehydrogenase/L-glutamate gamma-semialdehyde dehydrogenase — MTDSSIPDMMAAARRDKWTDQQLATKAVELAESILRQANAGMRRHEKKQAEQLERMMDDPAGKAFTLALADRVFRPASPARGAELFRYLLGGYGVPKYLSGMDRLAMKVGDRLSVQFPGVVMPMITSQLRKESSNVILPAEDRKLRPHLRRRRKAGIRMNINQLGEAILGESEAHHRLQQVVDRLGDKDCDYISVKISAIFSQIHLVAFEETVKLIQERLRILYRAAITNAVTLPDGSKKPKFVNLDMEEYRDLHLTAEAFKRTLMEEEFMHLEAGIVLQAYLPDSWEEQMKLCAWAKERVEQGGARIKIRLVKGANLAMEKVEASMHDWAQAPYGTKAQVDANYKRMLHYGCMPENARYVQFGVASHNLFDLCYAMLLREREGVKDYVEFEMLEGMANHQARVIRESADGLLLYAPVVLKEDFHSAIAYLVRRLDENTSEENFLHDLFGMAPGSRTWDIQKRRFLKACQEKDSVKYGPNRTQNRATDPVEPTHYRDAFANERDTDWSLRQNSEWINGLIAAEKEKSGEEIPLVINGEQITTNLWGVGRDPSRHNEVSYKFAYADFDQVEHALDTADKARTSWAARSAGERAEILHNAARELSVIRGEAIAAMVRDAGKAPTEADVEVSEAIDFCRYYAEGLDRDGMNDGVEMTPLGTVCVMSPWNFPFAIPTGGVAAALMAGNTVVFKPSELAVYTAWQIVQAFWRAGVPKEVLQFVPMPRNEISHKFLTDPRLHGVIMTGSYRTGKMLRELRPDLAVLAETSGKDAMVITATADPDQAVKDLVKSAFGHSGQKCSAASLAIVEASVYDNPAFLRQLKDAAASLKVGGSWEVNSVVTPLIKEPEGNLLRALTQLEPGEEWLLKPEQSEDNPCLWSPGIRLGVKPGSWFHQTECFGPVLGIIRAENLEEAIDIQNDSEFGLTGGLQSLDEREIALWKSKVQVGNAYINRVITGAIVRRQPFGGWKHSSMGPGSKAGGPNYLTMLGRWSEKELPQKLRTPGERIAGLVEKLCSELPDCAKRIRSAAGSQAKWWMEEFGVEHDPSRVYGENNTFRYVPVKGILVRTEGMADDDVAILLLGAKLCGVELHLSVEEGRPWIQKMNGYYASLAVETESELIDRLPEIAGGVQFLRAKGISNALFDAARVRELEVLDRPVLANGRLELLGFFREQAVSETVHRYGNIIPPPDSFKGATA, encoded by the coding sequence ATGACAGATTCCTCCATTCCGGACATGATGGCGGCGGCGCGCCGTGACAAATGGACCGACCAGCAGCTGGCAACCAAGGCGGTTGAATTGGCTGAATCCATTCTCAGACAGGCCAATGCCGGGATGCGCAGACATGAAAAGAAACAGGCGGAGCAATTGGAACGGATGATGGACGATCCCGCGGGCAAGGCGTTCACCCTGGCTCTGGCGGACCGCGTATTCCGCCCCGCTTCCCCCGCCCGCGGCGCGGAGCTGTTTCGCTACCTGCTGGGCGGCTATGGCGTGCCCAAATACCTGTCCGGCATGGACCGCCTGGCCATGAAGGTGGGGGACAGGCTGTCCGTGCAGTTTCCGGGCGTGGTGATGCCCATGATCACCAGCCAGTTGAGGAAGGAGAGCTCCAACGTGATTCTTCCGGCGGAGGACAGGAAGCTGCGCCCCCATCTGCGCCGCAGGCGCAAGGCCGGCATCCGGATGAACATCAACCAGCTTGGCGAAGCCATCTTGGGCGAATCGGAAGCCCACCACCGCCTCCAGCAGGTGGTGGACCGCCTGGGGGACAAGGACTGCGACTATATTTCCGTCAAGATTTCCGCCATTTTCAGCCAGATCCATCTGGTGGCCTTTGAAGAAACGGTCAAGCTGATTCAGGAGCGGCTGCGCATTCTTTACCGCGCGGCCATCACGAATGCGGTCACGCTGCCGGACGGCTCTAAAAAGCCCAAATTCGTGAATCTGGACATGGAGGAATACCGGGACCTTCACCTGACGGCGGAGGCGTTCAAGCGCACGCTGATGGAGGAGGAGTTCATGCATCTGGAAGCCGGAATCGTCCTCCAGGCCTATCTGCCGGATTCCTGGGAGGAACAGATGAAGCTGTGCGCCTGGGCGAAGGAGCGCGTGGAGCAGGGGGGCGCCCGCATCAAGATACGCCTGGTGAAAGGAGCCAACCTGGCCATGGAAAAAGTGGAGGCCTCCATGCACGACTGGGCGCAGGCCCCGTACGGAACGAAAGCCCAGGTGGACGCCAACTACAAGCGCATGCTGCATTACGGCTGCATGCCGGAAAACGCCAGGTACGTCCAGTTCGGCGTGGCCTCCCACAACCTGTTTGACCTGTGCTACGCCATGCTCCTGCGGGAGCGCGAGGGCGTGAAGGACTACGTGGAGTTTGAAATGCTGGAGGGGATGGCCAACCACCAGGCGCGCGTGATCAGGGAATCCGCGGACGGCCTGCTGCTGTATGCTCCCGTGGTGCTGAAGGAGGACTTCCACAGCGCCATTGCCTATCTGGTGCGCCGTCTGGACGAGAACACCAGCGAGGAGAATTTCCTGCACGACCTCTTCGGCATGGCGCCGGGCTCCCGTACCTGGGACATCCAGAAAAGGCGGTTCCTGAAAGCCTGCCAGGAGAAGGACAGCGTCAAGTACGGTCCCAACCGCACGCAGAACCGCGCCACGGATCCCGTGGAGCCCACCCATTACCGGGACGCCTTTGCCAACGAGCGTGACACGGACTGGTCCCTGCGGCAGAATTCCGAATGGATCAACGGCCTGATTGCCGCGGAAAAGGAAAAATCCGGGGAGGAAATTCCCCTGGTCATCAACGGTGAGCAGATCACGACCAACCTGTGGGGCGTGGGCCGCGACCCGTCCCGGCACAACGAGGTCTCCTACAAGTTCGCCTATGCGGACTTCGACCAGGTTGAACATGCCCTGGACACGGCCGACAAGGCGCGGACTTCCTGGGCGGCCAGAAGCGCCGGTGAGCGTGCGGAAATCCTGCACAACGCCGCGCGGGAACTCTCCGTCATCCGCGGGGAGGCCATCGCCGCCATGGTCAGGGATGCGGGCAAGGCGCCCACGGAAGCGGATGTAGAAGTGAGTGAAGCCATTGACTTCTGCCGTTATTATGCGGAAGGCCTGGACCGGGACGGCATGAATGACGGGGTGGAAATGACCCCGCTGGGTACCGTTTGCGTGATGTCCCCGTGGAACTTCCCCTTTGCCATTCCCACTGGAGGCGTAGCCGCCGCGCTGATGGCCGGGAACACGGTGGTCTTCAAGCCGTCCGAGCTGGCCGTCTATACGGCCTGGCAGATTGTCCAGGCATTCTGGCGCGCGGGAGTGCCGAAGGAAGTTCTCCAGTTCGTGCCCATGCCGCGCAACGAAATCTCCCACAAATTCCTGACGGACCCGCGCCTGCACGGCGTGATCATGACGGGCTCCTACCGCACCGGAAAAATGCTGCGGGAACTGCGTCCGGACCTGGCCGTTCTGGCGGAAACCAGCGGTAAGGACGCCATGGTCATCACCGCCACGGCGGACCCGGACCAGGCCGTGAAAGACCTGGTGAAAAGCGCCTTCGGCCATTCCGGGCAGAAGTGCTCCGCCGCCAGCCTGGCCATCGTTGAGGCTTCCGTCTATGACAACCCCGCCTTCCTGCGCCAGTTGAAAGACGCCGCCGCCAGCCTGAAGGTGGGGGGCTCCTGGGAGGTCAACTCCGTGGTCACGCCGCTTATCAAGGAACCGGAAGGCAATCTGCTGCGGGCGCTCACCCAGTTGGAGCCCGGAGAGGAATGGCTGCTGAAGCCGGAGCAGTCGGAAGACAACCCGTGCCTGTGGTCGCCCGGCATCCGCCTGGGCGTGAAGCCGGGAAGCTGGTTCCACCAGACGGAATGCTTCGGCCCGGTGCTGGGTATCATCCGCGCGGAAAATCTGGAAGAAGCCATCGACATTCAGAACGACTCCGAATTCGGCCTGACCGGGGGCCTGCAATCCCTGGATGAACGGGAAATAGCCCTGTGGAAGAGCAAGGTACAGGTGGGCAACGCCTACATCAACCGTGTCATCACCGGGGCCATCGTCCGCCGCCAGCCCTTCGGCGGCTGGAAACACTCCTCCATGGGCCCCGGCTCCAAGGCCGGAGGGCCCAACTACCTGACCATGCTCGGGCGGTGGTCGGAAAAGGAACTTCCCCAGAAACTGCGGACTCCCGGCGAACGCATCGCCGGGCTGGTGGAAAAACTGTGTTCCGAACTGCCGGACTGCGCCAAGCGCATCCGTTCCGCCGCGGGCTCCCAGGCCAAGTGGTGGATGGAGGAATTCGGCGTGGAACATGACCCCTCCCGCGTTTACGGGGAAAACAACACGTTCCGCTACGTTCCCGTGAAGGGAATCCTGGTCCGGACGGAAGGCATGGCGGACGACGATGTGGCCATCCTGCTGCTGGGCGCCAAACTGTGCGGCGTGGAACTGCACCTCAGCGTGGAGGAAGGGCGCCCGTGGATTCAGAAGATGAACGGTTATTACGCCTCCCTGGCCGTGGAAACGGAATCGGAGCTCATCGACCGCCTGCCGGAAATAGCCGGAGGCGTGCAATTCCTGCGCGCGAAGGGCATTTCAAACGCCCTGTTTGACGCAGCACGCGTCCGGGAACTGGAAGTGCTGGACCGTCCCGTGCTGGCCAACGGCCGTCTGGAACTGCTCGGCTTCTTCCGGGAACAGGCCGTCTCCGAGACAGTGCACCGTTACGGCAATATCATTCCTCCGCCGGACAGTTTCAAGGGAGCTACGGCTTAA